A single genomic interval of Pan paniscus chromosome 18, NHGRI_mPanPan1-v2.0_pri, whole genome shotgun sequence harbors:
- the BCAR1 gene encoding breast cancer anti-estrogen resistance protein 1 isoform X9, with amino-acid sequence MLTHRPQAAEQRGRTPGPSFEWNVLAKALYDNVAESPDELSFRKGDIMTVLEQDTQGLDGWWLCSLHGRQGIVPGNRLKILVGMYDKKPAGPGPGPPATPAQPQPGLHAPAPPASQYTPMLPNTYQPQPDSVYLVPTPSKAQQGLYQVPGPSPQFQSPPAKQTSTFSKQTPHHPFPSPATDLYQVPPGPGGPAQDIYQVPPSAGMGHDIYQVPPSMDTRSWEGTKPPAKVVVPTRVGQGYVYEAAQPEQDEYDIPRHLLAPGPQDIYDVPPVRGLLPSQYGQEVYDTPPMAVKGPNGRDPLLEVYDVPPSVEKGLPPSNHHAVYDVPPSVSKDVPDGPLLREETYDVPPAFAKTKPFDPARTPLVLAAPPPDSPPAEDVYDVPPPAPDLYDVPPGLRRPGPGTLYDVPRERVLPPEVADGGVVDSGVYAVPPPAEREAPAEGKRLSASSTGSTRSSQSASSLEVAGPGREPLELEVAVEALARLQQGVSATVAHLLDLAGSAGGTGSWRSPSEPQEPLVQDLQAAVAAVQSAVHELLEFARSAVGNAAHTSDRALHAKLSRQLQKMEDVHQTLVAHGQALDAGRGGSGATLEDLDRLVACSRAVPEDAKQLASFLHGNASLLFRRTKAPAPGPEGGGTLHPNPTDKTSSIQSRPLPSPPKFTSQDSPDGQYENSEGGWMEDYDYVHLQGKEEFEKTQKELLEKGSITRQGKSQLELQQLKQFERLEQEVSRPIDHDLANWTPAQPLAPGRTGGLGPSDRQLLLFYLEQCEANLTTLTNAVDAFFTAVATNQPPKIFVAHSKFVILSAHKLVFIGDTLSRQAKAADVRSQVTHYSNLLCDLLRGIVATTKAAALQYPSPSAAQDMVERVKELGHSTQQFRRVLGQLAAA; translated from the exons AACGTGCTGGCCAAAGCCCTCTATGACAATGTGGCCGAGTCCCCGGATGAGCTCTCCTTCCGCAAGGGTGACATCATGACGGTGCTGGAGCAGGACACGCAGGGCCTGGACGGCTGGTGGCTCTGCTCGCTGCATGGGCGCCAGGGCATCGTGCCTGGGAACCGCCTCAAGATCTTGGTGGGCATGTATGATAAGaagccagcagggcctggccccGGCCCTCCTGCCACCCCggcccagcctcagcctggccTCCATGCCCCAGCGCCTCCGGCCTCCCAGTACACGCCCATGCTCCCCAACACCTACCAGCCCCAGCCAGACAGCGTCTACCTGGTGCCCACTCCCAGCAAGGCTCAGCAAGGCCTCTACCAAGTCCCGGGTCCCAGCCCTCAGTTCCAGTCGCCCCCAGCCAAGCAGACATCCACCTTCTCGAAGCAGACACCCCATCACCCGTTTCCCAGCCCGGCCACAGACCTGTACCAGGTGCCCCCAGGGCCTGGAGGCCCTGCCCAGGATATTTACCAGGTGCCACCTTCTGCCGGGATGGGGCATGACATCTACCAGGTCCCCCCGTCCATGGACACACGCAGCTGGGAGGGCACGAAGCCCCCGGCAAAG GTGGTGGTGCCCACCCGCGTGGGGCAGGGCTATGTATACGAGGCCGCCCAGCCGGAGCAGGACGAGTACGACATCCCGCGACACCTGCTGGCCCCGGGGCCACAGGACATCTATGATGTGCCCCCGGTTCGGGGGCTGCTTCCCAGCCAGTATGGCCAGGAG GTGTATGACACACCCCCCATGGCTGTCAAGGGTCCCAATGGCCGAGACCCGTTGCTGGAGGTGTATGATGTGCCCCCCAGTGTGGAGAAGGGCCTGCCACCGTCCAACCACCACGCA GTCTACGACGTTCCTCCATCGGTGAGCAAGGATGTGCCCGATGGCCCACTGCTGCGTGAGGAGACCTACGATGTGCCCCCCGCCTTCGCCAAGACCAAGCCCTTTGACCCGGCCCGCACCCCACTGGTACTGGCTGCGCCCCCTCCAGACTCCCCGCCGGCCGAGGACGTGTATGACGTGCCGCCCCCGGCTCCTGACCTCTACGACGTGCCCCCTGGCTTGCGGCGGCCTGGCCCGGGCACCCTGTACGATGTGCCCCGTGAACGGGTGCTTCCTCCTGAGGTGGCTGATGGTGGCGTGGTCGACAGTGGTGTGTATGCGGTGCCTCCCCCAGCTGAACGTGAAGCCCCGGCAGAGGGCAAGCGCCTGTCGGCCTCCAGCACCGGCAGCACACGCAGCAGCCAGTCTGCGTCGTCCTTGGAGGTGGCAGGGCCGGGCCGGGAACCCCTGGAGCTGGAAGTTGCTGTGGAGGCCCTGGCACGGCTGCAGCAGGGTGTGAGCGCCACCGTTGCCCACCTTCTGGACCTGGCAGGCAGCGCCGGTGGGACTGGGAGCTGGCGTAGCCCCTCTGAGCCACAGGAGCCGCTGGTGCAGGACCTGCAGGCTGCTGTGGCCGCCGTCCAGAGTGCCGTCCACGAGCTGTTGGAGTTTGCCCGCAGCGCGGTGGGCAATGCTGCCCACACATCTGACCGTGCCCTGCATGCCAAGCTTAGCCGGCAGCTGCAGAAGATGGAGGACGTGCACCAGACGCTGGTGGCACATGGTCAGGCCCTCGACGCTGGCCGGGGAGGCTCTGGAGCCACCCTTGAGGACCTGGACCGGCTGGTGGCCTGCTCGCGGGCTGTGCCCGAGGACGCCAAGCAGCTGGCCTCCTTCCTGCATGGCAATGCCTCACTGCTCTTCAGACGGACCAAGGCCCCTGCCCCGGGGCCTGAGGGGGGTGGCACCCTGCACCCCAACCCCACTGACAAGACCAGCAGCATCCAGTCACGACCCCTGCCCTCACCCCCTAAGTTCACCTCCCAGGACTCGCCAGATGGGCAGTACGAGAACAGCGAGGGGGGCTGGATGGAGGACTATGACTACGTCCACCTACAG GGGAAGGAGGAGTTTGAGAAGACCCAGAAGGAGCTGCTGGAAAAGGGCAGCATCACGCGGCAGGGCAAGAGCCAGCTGGAGTTGCAGCAG ctgAAGCAGTTTGAACGACTGGAACAGGAGGTGTCACGGCCCATAGACCACGACCTGGCCAACTGGACGCCAGCCCAACCCCTGGCCCCGGGGCGAACAGGCGGCCTGGGGCCCTCGGACCGGCAGCTGCTGCTCTTCTACCTGGAGCAGTGTGAGGCCAACCTGACCACACTGACCAACGCCGTGGACGCCTTCTTTACTGCCGTGGCCACCAACCAGCCGCCCAAGATCTTTGTGGCGCACAGCAAGTTCGTCATCCTCAGCGCCCACAAGCTGGTGTTCATCGGGGACACACTGTCACGGCAGGCCAAGGCTGCTGACGTGCGCAGCCAGGTGACCCATTACAGCAACCTGCTGTGCGACCTCCTGCGCGGCATCGTGGCCACCACCAAGGCCGCTGCCTTGCAGTACCCATCGCCTTCCGCGGCCCAGGACATGGTGGAGAGGGTCAAGGAGCTGGGCCACAGCACCCAGCAGTTCCGCCGCGTCCTAGGCCAGCTGGCAGCCGCCTGA
- the BCAR1 gene encoding breast cancer anti-estrogen resistance protein 1 isoform X7: protein MLTHRPQAAEQRGRTPGPSFEWNVLAKALYDNVAESPDELSFRKGDIMTVLEQDTQGLDGWWLCSLHGRQGIVPGNRLKILVGMYDKKPAGPGPGPPATPAQPQPGLHAPAPPASQYTPMLPNTYQPQPDSVYLVPTPSKAQQGLYQVPGPSPQFQSPPAKQTSTFSKQTPHHPFPSPATDLYQVPPGPGGPAQDIYQVPPSAGMGHDIYQVPPSMDTRSWEGTKPPAKVVVPTRVGQGYVYEAAQPEQDEYDIPRHLLAPGPQDIYDVPPVRGLLPSQYGQEVYDTPPMAVKGPNGRDPLLEVYDVPPSVEKGLPPSNHHAVSKCQGNARARLRLWGVWVYDVPPSVSKDVPDGPLLREETYDVPPAFAKTKPFDPARTPLVLAAPPPDSPPAEDVYDVPPPAPDLYDVPPGLRRPGPGTLYDVPRERVLPPEVADGGVVDSGVYAVPPPAEREAPAEGKRLSASSTGSTRSSQSASSLEVAGPGREPLELEVAVEALARLQQGVSATVAHLLDLAGSAGGTGSWRSPSEPQEPLVQDLQAAVAAVQSAVHELLEFARSAVGNAAHTSDRALHAKLSRQLQKMEDVHQTLVAHGQALDAGRGGSGATLEDLDRLVACSRAVPEDAKQLASFLHGNASLLFRRTKAPAPGPEGGGTLHPNPTDKTSSIQSRPLPSPPKFTSQDSPDGQYENSEGGWMEDYDYVHLQGKEEFEKTQKELLEKGSITRQGKSQLELQQLKQFERLEQEVSRPIDHDLANWTPAQPLAPGRTGGLGPSDRQLLLFYLEQCEANLTTLTNAVDAFFTAVATNQPPKIFVAHSKFVILSAHKLVFIGDTLSRQAKAADVRSQVTHYSNLLCDLLRGIVATTKAAALQYPSPSAAQDMVERVKELGHSTQQFRRVLGQLAAA from the exons AACGTGCTGGCCAAAGCCCTCTATGACAATGTGGCCGAGTCCCCGGATGAGCTCTCCTTCCGCAAGGGTGACATCATGACGGTGCTGGAGCAGGACACGCAGGGCCTGGACGGCTGGTGGCTCTGCTCGCTGCATGGGCGCCAGGGCATCGTGCCTGGGAACCGCCTCAAGATCTTGGTGGGCATGTATGATAAGaagccagcagggcctggccccGGCCCTCCTGCCACCCCggcccagcctcagcctggccTCCATGCCCCAGCGCCTCCGGCCTCCCAGTACACGCCCATGCTCCCCAACACCTACCAGCCCCAGCCAGACAGCGTCTACCTGGTGCCCACTCCCAGCAAGGCTCAGCAAGGCCTCTACCAAGTCCCGGGTCCCAGCCCTCAGTTCCAGTCGCCCCCAGCCAAGCAGACATCCACCTTCTCGAAGCAGACACCCCATCACCCGTTTCCCAGCCCGGCCACAGACCTGTACCAGGTGCCCCCAGGGCCTGGAGGCCCTGCCCAGGATATTTACCAGGTGCCACCTTCTGCCGGGATGGGGCATGACATCTACCAGGTCCCCCCGTCCATGGACACACGCAGCTGGGAGGGCACGAAGCCCCCGGCAAAG GTGGTGGTGCCCACCCGCGTGGGGCAGGGCTATGTATACGAGGCCGCCCAGCCGGAGCAGGACGAGTACGACATCCCGCGACACCTGCTGGCCCCGGGGCCACAGGACATCTATGATGTGCCCCCGGTTCGGGGGCTGCTTCCCAGCCAGTATGGCCAGGAG GTGTATGACACACCCCCCATGGCTGTCAAGGGTCCCAATGGCCGAGACCCGTTGCTGGAGGTGTATGATGTGCCCCCCAGTGTGGAGAAGGGCCTGCCACCGTCCAACCACCACGCAGTGAGCAAATGCCAGGGCAATGCCAGGGCCAGGCTGAGgctgtggggtgtctgg GTCTACGACGTTCCTCCATCGGTGAGCAAGGATGTGCCCGATGGCCCACTGCTGCGTGAGGAGACCTACGATGTGCCCCCCGCCTTCGCCAAGACCAAGCCCTTTGACCCGGCCCGCACCCCACTGGTACTGGCTGCGCCCCCTCCAGACTCCCCGCCGGCCGAGGACGTGTATGACGTGCCGCCCCCGGCTCCTGACCTCTACGACGTGCCCCCTGGCTTGCGGCGGCCTGGCCCGGGCACCCTGTACGATGTGCCCCGTGAACGGGTGCTTCCTCCTGAGGTGGCTGATGGTGGCGTGGTCGACAGTGGTGTGTATGCGGTGCCTCCCCCAGCTGAACGTGAAGCCCCGGCAGAGGGCAAGCGCCTGTCGGCCTCCAGCACCGGCAGCACACGCAGCAGCCAGTCTGCGTCGTCCTTGGAGGTGGCAGGGCCGGGCCGGGAACCCCTGGAGCTGGAAGTTGCTGTGGAGGCCCTGGCACGGCTGCAGCAGGGTGTGAGCGCCACCGTTGCCCACCTTCTGGACCTGGCAGGCAGCGCCGGTGGGACTGGGAGCTGGCGTAGCCCCTCTGAGCCACAGGAGCCGCTGGTGCAGGACCTGCAGGCTGCTGTGGCCGCCGTCCAGAGTGCCGTCCACGAGCTGTTGGAGTTTGCCCGCAGCGCGGTGGGCAATGCTGCCCACACATCTGACCGTGCCCTGCATGCCAAGCTTAGCCGGCAGCTGCAGAAGATGGAGGACGTGCACCAGACGCTGGTGGCACATGGTCAGGCCCTCGACGCTGGCCGGGGAGGCTCTGGAGCCACCCTTGAGGACCTGGACCGGCTGGTGGCCTGCTCGCGGGCTGTGCCCGAGGACGCCAAGCAGCTGGCCTCCTTCCTGCATGGCAATGCCTCACTGCTCTTCAGACGGACCAAGGCCCCTGCCCCGGGGCCTGAGGGGGGTGGCACCCTGCACCCCAACCCCACTGACAAGACCAGCAGCATCCAGTCACGACCCCTGCCCTCACCCCCTAAGTTCACCTCCCAGGACTCGCCAGATGGGCAGTACGAGAACAGCGAGGGGGGCTGGATGGAGGACTATGACTACGTCCACCTACAG GGGAAGGAGGAGTTTGAGAAGACCCAGAAGGAGCTGCTGGAAAAGGGCAGCATCACGCGGCAGGGCAAGAGCCAGCTGGAGTTGCAGCAG ctgAAGCAGTTTGAACGACTGGAACAGGAGGTGTCACGGCCCATAGACCACGACCTGGCCAACTGGACGCCAGCCCAACCCCTGGCCCCGGGGCGAACAGGCGGCCTGGGGCCCTCGGACCGGCAGCTGCTGCTCTTCTACCTGGAGCAGTGTGAGGCCAACCTGACCACACTGACCAACGCCGTGGACGCCTTCTTTACTGCCGTGGCCACCAACCAGCCGCCCAAGATCTTTGTGGCGCACAGCAAGTTCGTCATCCTCAGCGCCCACAAGCTGGTGTTCATCGGGGACACACTGTCACGGCAGGCCAAGGCTGCTGACGTGCGCAGCCAGGTGACCCATTACAGCAACCTGCTGTGCGACCTCCTGCGCGGCATCGTGGCCACCACCAAGGCCGCTGCCTTGCAGTACCCATCGCCTTCCGCGGCCCAGGACATGGTGGAGAGGGTCAAGGAGCTGGGCCACAGCACCCAGCAGTTCCGCCGCGTCCTAGGCCAGCTGGCAGCCGCCTGA
- the BCAR1 gene encoding breast cancer anti-estrogen resistance protein 1 isoform X10, which produces MHCPGEAPLAAPRPTPKDPCLRNVLAKALYDNVAESPDELSFRKGDIMTVLEQDTQGLDGWWLCSLHGRQGIVPGNRLKILVGMYDKKPAGPGPGPPATPAQPQPGLHAPAPPASQYTPMLPNTYQPQPDSVYLVPTPSKAQQGLYQVPGPSPQFQSPPAKQTSTFSKQTPHHPFPSPATDLYQVPPGPGGPAQDIYQVPPSAGMGHDIYQVPPSMDTRSWEGTKPPAKVVVPTRVGQGYVYEAAQPEQDEYDIPRHLLAPGPQDIYDVPPVRGLLPSQYGQEVYDTPPMAVKGPNGRDPLLEVYDVPPSVEKGLPPSNHHAVYDVPPSVSKDVPDGPLLREETYDVPPAFAKTKPFDPARTPLVLAAPPPDSPPAEDVYDVPPPAPDLYDVPPGLRRPGPGTLYDVPRERVLPPEVADGGVVDSGVYAVPPPAEREAPAEGKRLSASSTGSTRSSQSASSLEVAGPGREPLELEVAVEALARLQQGVSATVAHLLDLAGSAGGTGSWRSPSEPQEPLVQDLQAAVAAVQSAVHELLEFARSAVGNAAHTSDRALHAKLSRQLQKMEDVHQTLVAHGQALDAGRGGSGATLEDLDRLVACSRAVPEDAKQLASFLHGNASLLFRRTKAPAPGPEGGGTLHPNPTDKTSSIQSRPLPSPPKFTSQDSPDGQYENSEGGWMEDYDYVHLQGKEEFEKTQKELLEKGSITRQGKSQLELQQLKQFERLEQEVSRPIDHDLANWTPAQPLAPGRTGGLGPSDRQLLLFYLEQCEANLTTLTNAVDAFFTAVATNQPPKIFVAHSKFVILSAHKLVFIGDTLSRQAKAADVRSQVTHYSNLLCDLLRGIVATTKAAALQYPSPSAAQDMVERVKELGHSTQQFRRVLGQLAAA; this is translated from the exons AACGTGCTGGCCAAAGCCCTCTATGACAATGTGGCCGAGTCCCCGGATGAGCTCTCCTTCCGCAAGGGTGACATCATGACGGTGCTGGAGCAGGACACGCAGGGCCTGGACGGCTGGTGGCTCTGCTCGCTGCATGGGCGCCAGGGCATCGTGCCTGGGAACCGCCTCAAGATCTTGGTGGGCATGTATGATAAGaagccagcagggcctggccccGGCCCTCCTGCCACCCCggcccagcctcagcctggccTCCATGCCCCAGCGCCTCCGGCCTCCCAGTACACGCCCATGCTCCCCAACACCTACCAGCCCCAGCCAGACAGCGTCTACCTGGTGCCCACTCCCAGCAAGGCTCAGCAAGGCCTCTACCAAGTCCCGGGTCCCAGCCCTCAGTTCCAGTCGCCCCCAGCCAAGCAGACATCCACCTTCTCGAAGCAGACACCCCATCACCCGTTTCCCAGCCCGGCCACAGACCTGTACCAGGTGCCCCCAGGGCCTGGAGGCCCTGCCCAGGATATTTACCAGGTGCCACCTTCTGCCGGGATGGGGCATGACATCTACCAGGTCCCCCCGTCCATGGACACACGCAGCTGGGAGGGCACGAAGCCCCCGGCAAAG GTGGTGGTGCCCACCCGCGTGGGGCAGGGCTATGTATACGAGGCCGCCCAGCCGGAGCAGGACGAGTACGACATCCCGCGACACCTGCTGGCCCCGGGGCCACAGGACATCTATGATGTGCCCCCGGTTCGGGGGCTGCTTCCCAGCCAGTATGGCCAGGAG GTGTATGACACACCCCCCATGGCTGTCAAGGGTCCCAATGGCCGAGACCCGTTGCTGGAGGTGTATGATGTGCCCCCCAGTGTGGAGAAGGGCCTGCCACCGTCCAACCACCACGCA GTCTACGACGTTCCTCCATCGGTGAGCAAGGATGTGCCCGATGGCCCACTGCTGCGTGAGGAGACCTACGATGTGCCCCCCGCCTTCGCCAAGACCAAGCCCTTTGACCCGGCCCGCACCCCACTGGTACTGGCTGCGCCCCCTCCAGACTCCCCGCCGGCCGAGGACGTGTATGACGTGCCGCCCCCGGCTCCTGACCTCTACGACGTGCCCCCTGGCTTGCGGCGGCCTGGCCCGGGCACCCTGTACGATGTGCCCCGTGAACGGGTGCTTCCTCCTGAGGTGGCTGATGGTGGCGTGGTCGACAGTGGTGTGTATGCGGTGCCTCCCCCAGCTGAACGTGAAGCCCCGGCAGAGGGCAAGCGCCTGTCGGCCTCCAGCACCGGCAGCACACGCAGCAGCCAGTCTGCGTCGTCCTTGGAGGTGGCAGGGCCGGGCCGGGAACCCCTGGAGCTGGAAGTTGCTGTGGAGGCCCTGGCACGGCTGCAGCAGGGTGTGAGCGCCACCGTTGCCCACCTTCTGGACCTGGCAGGCAGCGCCGGTGGGACTGGGAGCTGGCGTAGCCCCTCTGAGCCACAGGAGCCGCTGGTGCAGGACCTGCAGGCTGCTGTGGCCGCCGTCCAGAGTGCCGTCCACGAGCTGTTGGAGTTTGCCCGCAGCGCGGTGGGCAATGCTGCCCACACATCTGACCGTGCCCTGCATGCCAAGCTTAGCCGGCAGCTGCAGAAGATGGAGGACGTGCACCAGACGCTGGTGGCACATGGTCAGGCCCTCGACGCTGGCCGGGGAGGCTCTGGAGCCACCCTTGAGGACCTGGACCGGCTGGTGGCCTGCTCGCGGGCTGTGCCCGAGGACGCCAAGCAGCTGGCCTCCTTCCTGCATGGCAATGCCTCACTGCTCTTCAGACGGACCAAGGCCCCTGCCCCGGGGCCTGAGGGGGGTGGCACCCTGCACCCCAACCCCACTGACAAGACCAGCAGCATCCAGTCACGACCCCTGCCCTCACCCCCTAAGTTCACCTCCCAGGACTCGCCAGATGGGCAGTACGAGAACAGCGAGGGGGGCTGGATGGAGGACTATGACTACGTCCACCTACAG GGGAAGGAGGAGTTTGAGAAGACCCAGAAGGAGCTGCTGGAAAAGGGCAGCATCACGCGGCAGGGCAAGAGCCAGCTGGAGTTGCAGCAG ctgAAGCAGTTTGAACGACTGGAACAGGAGGTGTCACGGCCCATAGACCACGACCTGGCCAACTGGACGCCAGCCCAACCCCTGGCCCCGGGGCGAACAGGCGGCCTGGGGCCCTCGGACCGGCAGCTGCTGCTCTTCTACCTGGAGCAGTGTGAGGCCAACCTGACCACACTGACCAACGCCGTGGACGCCTTCTTTACTGCCGTGGCCACCAACCAGCCGCCCAAGATCTTTGTGGCGCACAGCAAGTTCGTCATCCTCAGCGCCCACAAGCTGGTGTTCATCGGGGACACACTGTCACGGCAGGCCAAGGCTGCTGACGTGCGCAGCCAGGTGACCCATTACAGCAACCTGCTGTGCGACCTCCTGCGCGGCATCGTGGCCACCACCAAGGCCGCTGCCTTGCAGTACCCATCGCCTTCCGCGGCCCAGGACATGGTGGAGAGGGTCAAGGAGCTGGGCCACAGCACCCAGCAGTTCCGCCGCGTCCTAGGCCAGCTGGCAGCCGCCTGA
- the BCAR1 gene encoding breast cancer anti-estrogen resistance protein 1 isoform X13, whose translation MSVPNVLAKALYDNVAESPDELSFRKGDIMTVLEQDTQGLDGWWLCSLHGRQGIVPGNRLKILVGMYDKKPAGPGPGPPATPAQPQPGLHAPAPPASQYTPMLPNTYQPQPDSVYLVPTPSKAQQGLYQVPGPSPQFQSPPAKQTSTFSKQTPHHPFPSPATDLYQVPPGPGGPAQDIYQVPPSAGMGHDIYQVPPSMDTRSWEGTKPPAKVVVPTRVGQGYVYEAAQPEQDEYDIPRHLLAPGPQDIYDVPPVRGLLPSQYGQEVYDTPPMAVKGPNGRDPLLEVYDVPPSVEKGLPPSNHHAVYDVPPSVSKDVPDGPLLREETYDVPPAFAKTKPFDPARTPLVLAAPPPDSPPAEDVYDVPPPAPDLYDVPPGLRRPGPGTLYDVPRERVLPPEVADGGVVDSGVYAVPPPAEREAPAEGKRLSASSTGSTRSSQSASSLEVAGPGREPLELEVAVEALARLQQGVSATVAHLLDLAGSAGGTGSWRSPSEPQEPLVQDLQAAVAAVQSAVHELLEFARSAVGNAAHTSDRALHAKLSRQLQKMEDVHQTLVAHGQALDAGRGGSGATLEDLDRLVACSRAVPEDAKQLASFLHGNASLLFRRTKAPAPGPEGGGTLHPNPTDKTSSIQSRPLPSPPKFTSQDSPDGQYENSEGGWMEDYDYVHLQGKEEFEKTQKELLEKGSITRQGKSQLELQQLKQFERLEQEVSRPIDHDLANWTPAQPLAPGRTGGLGPSDRQLLLFYLEQCEANLTTLTNAVDAFFTAVATNQPPKIFVAHSKFVILSAHKLVFIGDTLSRQAKAADVRSQVTHYSNLLCDLLRGIVATTKAAALQYPSPSAAQDMVERVKELGHSTQQFRRVLGQLAAA comes from the exons AACGTGCTGGCCAAAGCCCTCTATGACAATGTGGCCGAGTCCCCGGATGAGCTCTCCTTCCGCAAGGGTGACATCATGACGGTGCTGGAGCAGGACACGCAGGGCCTGGACGGCTGGTGGCTCTGCTCGCTGCATGGGCGCCAGGGCATCGTGCCTGGGAACCGCCTCAAGATCTTGGTGGGCATGTATGATAAGaagccagcagggcctggccccGGCCCTCCTGCCACCCCggcccagcctcagcctggccTCCATGCCCCAGCGCCTCCGGCCTCCCAGTACACGCCCATGCTCCCCAACACCTACCAGCCCCAGCCAGACAGCGTCTACCTGGTGCCCACTCCCAGCAAGGCTCAGCAAGGCCTCTACCAAGTCCCGGGTCCCAGCCCTCAGTTCCAGTCGCCCCCAGCCAAGCAGACATCCACCTTCTCGAAGCAGACACCCCATCACCCGTTTCCCAGCCCGGCCACAGACCTGTACCAGGTGCCCCCAGGGCCTGGAGGCCCTGCCCAGGATATTTACCAGGTGCCACCTTCTGCCGGGATGGGGCATGACATCTACCAGGTCCCCCCGTCCATGGACACACGCAGCTGGGAGGGCACGAAGCCCCCGGCAAAG GTGGTGGTGCCCACCCGCGTGGGGCAGGGCTATGTATACGAGGCCGCCCAGCCGGAGCAGGACGAGTACGACATCCCGCGACACCTGCTGGCCCCGGGGCCACAGGACATCTATGATGTGCCCCCGGTTCGGGGGCTGCTTCCCAGCCAGTATGGCCAGGAG GTGTATGACACACCCCCCATGGCTGTCAAGGGTCCCAATGGCCGAGACCCGTTGCTGGAGGTGTATGATGTGCCCCCCAGTGTGGAGAAGGGCCTGCCACCGTCCAACCACCACGCA GTCTACGACGTTCCTCCATCGGTGAGCAAGGATGTGCCCGATGGCCCACTGCTGCGTGAGGAGACCTACGATGTGCCCCCCGCCTTCGCCAAGACCAAGCCCTTTGACCCGGCCCGCACCCCACTGGTACTGGCTGCGCCCCCTCCAGACTCCCCGCCGGCCGAGGACGTGTATGACGTGCCGCCCCCGGCTCCTGACCTCTACGACGTGCCCCCTGGCTTGCGGCGGCCTGGCCCGGGCACCCTGTACGATGTGCCCCGTGAACGGGTGCTTCCTCCTGAGGTGGCTGATGGTGGCGTGGTCGACAGTGGTGTGTATGCGGTGCCTCCCCCAGCTGAACGTGAAGCCCCGGCAGAGGGCAAGCGCCTGTCGGCCTCCAGCACCGGCAGCACACGCAGCAGCCAGTCTGCGTCGTCCTTGGAGGTGGCAGGGCCGGGCCGGGAACCCCTGGAGCTGGAAGTTGCTGTGGAGGCCCTGGCACGGCTGCAGCAGGGTGTGAGCGCCACCGTTGCCCACCTTCTGGACCTGGCAGGCAGCGCCGGTGGGACTGGGAGCTGGCGTAGCCCCTCTGAGCCACAGGAGCCGCTGGTGCAGGACCTGCAGGCTGCTGTGGCCGCCGTCCAGAGTGCCGTCCACGAGCTGTTGGAGTTTGCCCGCAGCGCGGTGGGCAATGCTGCCCACACATCTGACCGTGCCCTGCATGCCAAGCTTAGCCGGCAGCTGCAGAAGATGGAGGACGTGCACCAGACGCTGGTGGCACATGGTCAGGCCCTCGACGCTGGCCGGGGAGGCTCTGGAGCCACCCTTGAGGACCTGGACCGGCTGGTGGCCTGCTCGCGGGCTGTGCCCGAGGACGCCAAGCAGCTGGCCTCCTTCCTGCATGGCAATGCCTCACTGCTCTTCAGACGGACCAAGGCCCCTGCCCCGGGGCCTGAGGGGGGTGGCACCCTGCACCCCAACCCCACTGACAAGACCAGCAGCATCCAGTCACGACCCCTGCCCTCACCCCCTAAGTTCACCTCCCAGGACTCGCCAGATGGGCAGTACGAGAACAGCGAGGGGGGCTGGATGGAGGACTATGACTACGTCCACCTACAG GGGAAGGAGGAGTTTGAGAAGACCCAGAAGGAGCTGCTGGAAAAGGGCAGCATCACGCGGCAGGGCAAGAGCCAGCTGGAGTTGCAGCAG ctgAAGCAGTTTGAACGACTGGAACAGGAGGTGTCACGGCCCATAGACCACGACCTGGCCAACTGGACGCCAGCCCAACCCCTGGCCCCGGGGCGAACAGGCGGCCTGGGGCCCTCGGACCGGCAGCTGCTGCTCTTCTACCTGGAGCAGTGTGAGGCCAACCTGACCACACTGACCAACGCCGTGGACGCCTTCTTTACTGCCGTGGCCACCAACCAGCCGCCCAAGATCTTTGTGGCGCACAGCAAGTTCGTCATCCTCAGCGCCCACAAGCTGGTGTTCATCGGGGACACACTGTCACGGCAGGCCAAGGCTGCTGACGTGCGCAGCCAGGTGACCCATTACAGCAACCTGCTGTGCGACCTCCTGCGCGGCATCGTGGCCACCACCAAGGCCGCTGCCTTGCAGTACCCATCGCCTTCCGCGGCCCAGGACATGGTGGAGAGGGTCAAGGAGCTGGGCCACAGCACCCAGCAGTTCCGCCGCGTCCTAGGCCAGCTGGCAGCCGCCTGA